The Solibacillus sp. FSL W7-1436 genome window below encodes:
- the asnB gene encoding asparagine synthase (glutamine-hydrolyzing), which translates to MCGISGWIDYSTHLVNEESMIKKMTRTLLHRGPDSEGYFISKHALLGHKRLAIIDLVTGNQPMTRGELTIVYNGEVYNANELREQLKNLGHSFYTTSDTEVILMAYVEWKERCMEYLNGIFAFAVWNEQEQSLFLCRDRLGVKPLFYYELPDGLLFSSEIKGILAHPAVKAEVDAEGLAALFSLGPSRIVGHAIFKGIKEVKPAYAMIVRSGFRKSWQYWDIESKQHEHSEEETIENVRELVTNAIIRQLISDVPLSTMLSGGLDSSIITAVAAQQLAKEQKTLATYSVAFEENDFHFTKNSFQTSQDEYWIGKMQQAFQTKHRQVTLTQQELVDGLEQAMRLKDMPSMADIDSSFYLFCKEMKKEHTVALSGECADEVFGGYPWFYEGKKETLFPWLRSTKEREQLFKSDWQKRLQLPQFMQSTYEEAVKGMPSFLGTKEEQERQQLFYLNNQFFMQTLLERNDRMTMGASMEVRVPFADHTIIEYVWNIPWEMKNSGGMEKGILRKAFQDILPKEVVERKKNPYPKTYHPKYTELVHNRLEQILRQKHSVLHELFEKEQLERLLATNGQSFQIPWFGQLMAGPQLIAYFIQLHDWAEQYRINIIST; encoded by the coding sequence ATGTGTGGAATATCAGGTTGGATCGATTACTCGACTCACTTAGTAAATGAAGAGTCAATGATTAAAAAAATGACGAGGACGCTTTTACACCGGGGTCCGGATAGTGAAGGATACTTTATAAGCAAACATGCTTTACTGGGCCATAAACGGCTTGCCATTATCGATTTAGTGACAGGTAACCAGCCGATGACTCGCGGCGAATTGACAATTGTATATAATGGGGAAGTTTACAATGCAAATGAACTTCGCGAACAGCTTAAAAATTTGGGCCATTCCTTTTATACAACATCGGATACAGAAGTCATTTTAATGGCTTATGTTGAATGGAAAGAGCGTTGTATGGAGTACTTGAACGGAATATTTGCTTTTGCTGTATGGAATGAACAGGAGCAATCGTTATTCCTATGTCGTGACCGGCTAGGGGTAAAGCCGCTGTTTTACTATGAGCTTCCGGATGGGCTATTGTTCAGTTCTGAAATAAAAGGGATACTGGCACATCCTGCTGTGAAGGCTGAAGTTGATGCAGAAGGGCTTGCTGCATTATTCAGTCTTGGACCATCCCGTATTGTAGGGCATGCCATATTTAAAGGAATTAAGGAAGTTAAGCCCGCATACGCCATGATAGTGCGGAGCGGTTTCAGGAAAAGCTGGCAGTACTGGGACATTGAAAGTAAACAACATGAGCATTCAGAGGAAGAAACGATTGAAAATGTCCGGGAACTCGTAACTAATGCGATTATTCGCCAACTAATAAGCGATGTGCCGCTAAGTACAATGCTATCAGGCGGACTCGATTCAAGTATCATAACGGCAGTTGCTGCCCAACAACTTGCAAAAGAACAGAAAACATTGGCGACGTATTCCGTAGCATTTGAAGAAAATGACTTTCACTTCACAAAAAACTCGTTTCAAACGTCACAGGATGAATACTGGATCGGAAAAATGCAACAGGCATTTCAGACAAAGCACCGACAAGTGACGCTGACTCAACAGGAATTAGTAGATGGTTTAGAACAGGCAATGCGTTTAAAAGATATGCCGAGTATGGCGGATATTGATAGCTCGTTTTACTTATTCTGTAAAGAAATGAAAAAAGAACATACTGTGGCACTATCGGGTGAATGTGCTGACGAAGTATTTGGCGGTTATCCATGGTTTTATGAAGGTAAAAAAGAAACACTTTTCCCTTGGCTTCGTTCTACAAAGGAACGTGAACAGTTATTTAAATCAGATTGGCAAAAACGCCTGCAGTTACCGCAGTTTATGCAAAGTACTTATGAAGAGGCAGTAAAGGGGATGCCGTCATTTTTAGGGACGAAAGAAGAGCAGGAACGCCAGCAGCTGTTTTATTTAAATAACCAGTTCTTTATGCAGACATTATTGGAAAGAAATGACCGGATGACGATGGGTGCAAGTATGGAAGTCCGTGTACCGTTTGCCGATCATACAATAATTGAATATGTCTGGAATATTCCTTGGGAAATGAAAAACAGCGGCGGAATGGAAAAGGGAATTTTACGAAAGGCATTTCAGGATATTTTACCGAAGGAAGTTGTGGAACGTAAGAAAAACCCGTATCCGAAAACATATCACCCTAAATATACAGAACTCGTTCACAACCGATTGGAGCAAATTTTACGGCAGAAGCACTCAGTTCTCCATGAATTGTTTGAGAAGGAGCAGTTAGAGCGGTTGCTTGCTACAAACGGCCAATCGTTTCAAATACCTTGGTTTGGCCAGTTAATGGCAGGGCCACAACTCATCGCATATTTTATACAATTACATGATTGGGCCGAACAGTACCGCATCAATATAATTTCAACATAA